The following coding sequences are from one Rutidosis leptorrhynchoides isolate AG116_Rl617_1_P2 chromosome 11, CSIRO_AGI_Rlap_v1, whole genome shotgun sequence window:
- the LOC139875482 gene encoding uncharacterized protein, with translation MDIIKLRAFTYLKLVANQFNGSFEAHDSPMHKYLQLLKELAVRFEHFELAQVPRSQNKKADALSKLAALTFSHFRKQVWVEELPSKSIDNELMVVSVVEEQPNWMEPILQYIRNDILPSDKREARLVRERAPMYIIQNDILYRNSYCGPMMRCVGPIEAEMIIDEVHNGPFPAGPGNVKFLIVATDYFTKWVEAKAVRTITGVQVFFDGVIC, from the exons ATGGATATCATTAAGTTGCGCGCATTTACATATTTGAAGTTAGTGGCAAATCAGTTTAATGGCTCTTTTGAGGCACATGATTCCCCAATGCATAAATATTTACAGTTGTTGAAAGAATTGGCAGTGCGGTTCGAGCATtttgaactcgcgcaagtgccaagaagtcaaaataagaaggcggatgctttGAGTAAGTTGGCCGCTCTAACATTTTCGCACTTTCGAAAACAAGTTTGGGTCGAGGAATTGCCAAGCAAATCAATAGATAATGAATTAATGGTTGTGTCTGTTGTAGAAGAacagccaaattggatggaaccaattTTGCAATACATCCGCAATGATATTTTGCCAAGTGATAAGCGAGAAGCTCGCTTAGTAAGAGAGCGAGCACCAATGTATATCATTCAAAATGACATCTTATATCGTAATTCATATTGCGGTCCAATGATGCGGTGTGTGGGCCCAATTGAAGCAGAAATGATAATTGATGAAGTGCATAATG gaCCATTTCCCGCAGGTCCTGGCAATGTCAAATTCCTGATTGTGGCAACTGACTATTTtacaaaatgggttgaagctaaggcggttcgcactatcaCTGGAGTACAG gtattTTTTGATGGTGTAATCTGTTGA